Proteins encoded in a region of the Candidatus Omnitrophota bacterium genome:
- a CDS encoding membrane lipoprotein lipid attachment site-containing protein, translating to MKRSFLIFGLMFILAGCVTPMSAMQRRSIESKELEGNFEDAFKATLQVFQDYGYIIKDSDHASGVIHGETGIKQVWLRMENYEITATLEQFGDNIVKERISLVKKVKSSSQYGTQEDSIIIDDPELFQKLYNDIQKEMFIRKNLNK from the coding sequence ATGAAAAGAAGCTTTTTAATTTTTGGATTGATGTTTATCCTGGCAGGTTGCGTTACGCCTATGAGCGCGATGCAGAGGAGGTCAATTGAATCAAAAGAATTAGAAGGCAACTTCGAAGACGCTTTTAAGGCAACCTTACAAGTATTCCAGGATTATGGGTACATAATCAAGGATTCTGACCATGCTTCCGGGGTTATTCACGGGGAAACAGGCATAAAACAAGTTTGGCTAAGGATGGAGAACTATGAGATAACCGCCACCTTAGAGCAATTTGGAGATAATATAGTAAAAGAAAGGATCTCCCTTGTTAAAAAAGTCAAGTCAAGCTCCCAATACGGCACACAGGAGGATTCCATAATTATCGATGACCCTGAATTGTTCCAGAAGCTATATAACGATATTCAGAAAGAAATGTTTATCAGGAAAAACCTAAACAAATGA
- a CDS encoding cupin domain-containing protein, producing MMNIIEEAGNLISLVDYQDGAVVSKEIIKKDKGSVTLFAFDKGQGLSEHTAPFDALVNILDGEAEICIAGKTHLVKAGQAIIMPANKPHALKAIGPFKMLLVMIKA from the coding sequence ATGATGAATATTATTGAAGAGGCAGGAAATTTAATTAGTTTGGTAGATTATCAAGATGGCGCTGTTGTCAGCAAGGAAATTATCAAGAAAGACAAGGGCAGTGTAACACTCTTTGCTTTTGATAAAGGGCAGGGTTTAAGCGAGCATACCGCGCCTTTTGATGCTTTAGTTAATATCTTAGATGGAGAGGCAGAGATTTGTATCGCGGGTAAAACTCACTTGGTGAAAGCGGGCCAAGCCATTATTATGCCGGCAAATAAGCCGCATGCTTTAAAGGCTATAGGGCCCTTTAAGATGCTTTTAG